A single region of the Apodemus sylvaticus chromosome 7, mApoSyl1.1, whole genome shotgun sequence genome encodes:
- the Srpra gene encoding signal recognition particle receptor subunit alpha has protein sequence MLDFFTIFSKGGLVLWCFQGVSDSCTGPVNALIRSVLLQERGGNNSFTHEALTLKYKLDNQFELVFVVGFQKILTLTYVDKLIDDVHRLFRDKYRTEIQQQSALSLLNGTFDFQNDFLRLLREAEESSKIRAPTTMKKFEDSEKAKKPVRSMIETRGEKTKEKAKNNKKKGAKKEVSDGPLATSKTVPAEKSGLPVGPEDGELSKEELIRRKREEFIQKHGKGLDKSSKSTKSDIPKEKGKKAPRVWELGGCANKEVLDYSTPTTNGTPEAALSEDINLIRGTGPGGQLQDLDCSSSDDEGATQNTKPSATKGTLGGMFGMLKGLVGSKSLSREDMESVLDKMRDHLIAKNVAADIAVQLCDSVANKLEGKVMGTFSTVTSTVKQALQESLVQILQPQRRVDMLRDIMDAQRRQRPYVVTFCGVNGVGKSTNLAKISFWLLENGFSVLIAACDTFRAGAVEQLRTHTRRLTTLHPPEKHGGRTMVQLFEKGYGKDAAGIAMEAIAFARNQGFDVVLVDTAGRMQDNAPLMTALAKLITVNTPDLVLFVGEALVGNEAVDQLVKFNRALADHSMAQTPRLIDGIVLTKFDTIDDKVGAAISMTYITSKPIVFVGTGQTYCDLRSLNAKAVVAALMKA, from the exons ATGCTTGACTTCTTCACCATCTTCTCGAAGGGCGGGcttgtgctttggtgtttccaGGGCGTGAGCGACTCATGCACCGGGCCGGTGAACGCGTTGATTCGTTCCGTACTGCTGCAG GAACGGGGAGGTAACAACTCTTTCACTCATGAGGCCCTCACACTCAAGTATAAGCTGGACAACCAGTTTGAGCTGGTGTTTGTG GTTGGCTTTCAGAAGATCCTCACACTGACCTATGTAGACAAACTGATAGATGATGTGCACAGGCTGTTCCGGGATAAGTACCGCACAGAGATCCAACAACAGAGTGCTTTAAGTCTATTGAATGGCACTTTTGATTTCCAGAATGACTTCCTGCGGCTCCTTCG tgaagcAGAGGAGAGCAGTAAGATCCGTGCTCCCACTACCATGAAGAAATTTGAAGATTCTGAAAAAGCTAAGAAACCTGTGAGGTCCATGATTGAAACACGGGGGGAAAAGACcaaggaaaaagcaaaaaacaacaaaaaaaagggggCCAAAAAGGAAG TTTCTGATGGCCCTTTGGCTACCAGCAAAACAGTCCCTGCAGAGAAGTCAGGTCTCCCAGTGGGACCTGAGGATGGAGAACTTTCCAAGGAGGAGCTGATACGTAGGAAGAGAGAGGAGTTCATTCAGAAGCATGGGAAGGGTCTGGACAAATCCAG TAAATCTACAAAGTCAGATATTCCAAAGGAGAAGGGCAAAAAAGCACCCCGGGTGTGGGAACTAGGTGGCTGTGCTAACAAGGAAGTCTTGGATTACAGTACTCCCACCACCAATGGAACTCCAGAGGCAGCCCTTTCTGAAGATATCAACTTG ATTCGAGGAACTGGGCCTGGGGGGCAGCTTCAAGATCTGGATTGCAGCAGCTCAGATGATGAAGGGGCTACTCAAAATACCAAACCTAG TGCTACCAAGGGAACTCTGGGTGGCATGTTTGGGATGCtgaagggtctggttggttcTAAGAGCTTGAGTCGAGAAGACATGGAATCTGTGCTAGACAAGATGCGTGATCATCTCATTG CTAAGAATGTGGCTGCTGACATTGCTGTCCAGCTCTGTGACTCTGTTGCCAACAAGTTAGAAGGGAAAGTGATGGGGACATTTAGCA cTGTGACTTCGACAGTCAAGCAAGCTCTACAGGAGTCTCTGGTACAGATCCTGCAGCCACAGCGTCGTGTAGACATGCTCCGGGATATCATGGATGCCCAACGTCGCCAGCGCCCTTATGTTGTTACCTTCTGTGGTGTTAATGGAGTGGGGAAGTCTACTAATCTTGCCAAG ATTTCCTTTTGGCTTTTAGAAAATGGCTTTAGTGTCCTCATTGCTGCCTGTGATACCTTTCGGGCTGGGGCTGTCGAGCAGCTTCGTACACACACCCGGCGCCTGACCACCCTCCATCCCCCGGAGAAGCATGGTGGCCGCACGATGGTGCAGTTGTTTGAAAAAGGCTATGGCAAGGACGCTGCTGGCATTGCCATGGAAGCCATTGCCTTTG CACGTAACCAAGGCTTTGATGTGGTGCTGGTGGACACTGCTGGCCGAATGCAAGACAATGCCCCTCTGATGACTGCCCTGGCCAAACTCATTACTGTCAATACACCTGACTTGGTGCTGTTTGTGGGGGAGGCCTTAGTAGGCAACGAAGCTGTGGATCAACTG GTCAAGTTCAACAGAGCCTTGGCTGATCATTCTATGGCTCAGACACCTCGGCTCATTGATGGCATTGTTCTTACCAAATTTGACACCATTGATGACAAG gtGGGAGCTGCTATTTCTATGACATACATCACAAGCAAACCCATCGTCTTTGTGGGTACTGGCCAGACCTACTGTGACCTACGCAGTCTCAATGCCAAGGCTGTGGTGGCTGCCCTCATGAAGGCTTAA
- the Foxred1 gene encoding FAD-dependent oxidoreductase domain-containing protein 1 isoform X2: MLYDTSHLPPEQSDVVIIGGGILGLSVAFWLKKLESRRGAIRVLVVEQDHTYSRASSTGPSVGGIWQQFSVPENVQLSLFSVNFLRNVNEHLAVVDAPPVELKFNPSGCLLLASEKDAATLENNVKMQRQEGAKVCLMSPEQLQNKFPWINVEGVALASYGLEDEGWFDAWSLLQGLRRKVQSMGVFFCQGEVTRFITSSSPMETPTGEQVVLRRINNVHVKMDRSLEYQPVECAAVINAAGAWSGKIAELAGIGKGLPGTLQGTKLPVEPRKRYVHLWHCPQGPGLETPLVADISGVYFRREGLGSNYLGGCSPTEEEEPDPTNLEVDHDFFQNKVWPHLVQRVPSFKTLEVQRAWAGYYDYNTFDQNGVVGPHPLVVNMYFATGFSGRGLQHAPGIGRAVAEMILEGHFKTIDMSPFLFTRFYLGEKLQEYNIL, translated from the exons ATGCTGTATGACACCAGCCACCTGCCCCCAGAACAGTCGGATGTGGTCATCATAGGAGGTGGGATTCTTGGTCTGTCTGTGGCCTTTTGGCTGAAGAAGCTGGAGAGTAGGCGAGGTGCCATCCGGGTGCTGGTGGTGGAGCAAGACCACACG TATTCACGGGCTTCCTCCACAGGGCCTTCTGTGGGCGGGATTTGGCAGCAGTTTTCTGTGCCTGAGAATGTCCAACTCTCACTCTTTTCAGTCAACTTTCTACGGAACGTAAAT GAGCACCTGGCTGTGGTGGATGCTCCTCCTGTGGAACTTAAATTCAACCCCTCAGGCTGTCTCTTGCTAGCTTCAGAAAAGGATGCTGCCACCTTGGAAAACAATGTGAAAATGCAAAG GCAGGAAGGAGCCAAAGTCTGTCTGATGTCTCCTGAGCAGCTACAGAACAAGTTTCCCTGGATAAATGTAGAAGGAGTGGCTCTGGCATCTTATG GGTTGGAGGATGAAGGTTGGTTTGATGCCTGGTCTTTACTCCAGGGTCTTCGTCGAAAGGTCCAGTCAATGGGAGTCTTTTTCTGCCAGGGAGAGGTGACAC GTTTCATCACTTCATCTAGCCCAATGGAGACCCCAACTGGGGAACAGGTAGTCTTGAGAAGGATCAACAATGTCCAT GTGAAAATGGACAGGAGCCTGGAGTATCAGCCAGTAGAATGTGCTGCAGTGATCAATGCTGCAGGAGCCTGGTCTGGGAAAATTGCAGAGCTGGCTGGTATTGGGAAAGGACTTCCTGGCACCCTCCAGGGCACCAAGCTACCCGTGGAGCCAAGGAAAAG GTATGTGCACTTATGGCACTGCCCACAGGGACCAGGTCTGGAGACACCGTTGGTTGCAGACATCAGTGGAGTCTATTTCCGACGGGAAGGATTGGGCAGCAACTACCTAGGTGGCTGTAGCCCTACTGAG GAGGAAGAACCAGACCCAACAAATCTGGAAGTGGACCATGACTTCTTCCAGAACAAAGTGTGGCCTCATTTGGTCCAGAGGGTGCCATCTTTTAAGACTCTGGAG GTACAGAGAGCCTGGGCTGGCTATTATGACTACAACACTTTTGACCAGAATGGCGTGGTGGGCCCACACCCACTAGTTGTCAACATGTACTTTGCTACAGGCTTCAGTGGTCGTGGACTTCAGCATGCACCTGGCATCGGTCGCGCTGTGGCAGAAATGATACTAGAGGGTCACTTTAAGACCATCGACATGAGTCCCTTCCTTTTCACCCGCTTTTACTTAGGAGAGAAGTTACAGGAGTACAATATCCTCTGA
- the Foxred1 gene encoding FAD-dependent oxidoreductase domain-containing protein 1 isoform X3 — MFRRVLRLGLGPGLPCRGLRTRKGGFTLDWDAKVSDFKKKIESILPGKQCEMLYDTSHLPPEQSDVVIIGGGILGLSVAFWLKKLESRRGAIRVLVVEQDHTYSRASSTGPSVGGIWQQFSVPENVQLSLFSVNFLRNVNEHLAVVDAPPVELKFNPSGCLLLASEKDAATLENNVKMQRQEGAKVCLMSPEQLQNKFPWINVEGVALASYGLEDEGWFDAWSLLQGLRRKVQSMGVFFCQGEVTRFITSSSPMETPTGEQVVLRRINNVHVKMDRSLEYQPVECAAVINAAGAWSGKIAELAGIGKGLPGTLQGTKLPVEPRKRYVHLWHCPQGPGLETPLVADISGVYFRREGLGSNYLGGCSPTEEEEPDPTNLEVDHDFFQNKVWPHLVQRVPSFKTLEQVLLSKGVG, encoded by the exons ATGTTTCGCAGAGTGCTGCGTCTTGGCTTGGGCCCGGGCCTCCCATGCCGGGGGCTACGCACACGCAAAGGAGGCTTTACTCTGG ACTGGGATGCAAAGGTGTCTGACTTTAAGAAGAAGATTGAGTCCATCCTGCCTGGAAAGCAATGTGAAATGCTGTATGACACCAGCCACCTGCCCCCAGAACAGTCGGATGTGGTCATCATAGGAGGTGGGATTCTTGGTCTGTCTGTGGCCTTTTGGCTGAAGAAGCTGGAGAGTAGGCGAGGTGCCATCCGGGTGCTGGTGGTGGAGCAAGACCACACG TATTCACGGGCTTCCTCCACAGGGCCTTCTGTGGGCGGGATTTGGCAGCAGTTTTCTGTGCCTGAGAATGTCCAACTCTCACTCTTTTCAGTCAACTTTCTACGGAACGTAAAT GAGCACCTGGCTGTGGTGGATGCTCCTCCTGTGGAACTTAAATTCAACCCCTCAGGCTGTCTCTTGCTAGCTTCAGAAAAGGATGCTGCCACCTTGGAAAACAATGTGAAAATGCAAAG GCAGGAAGGAGCCAAAGTCTGTCTGATGTCTCCTGAGCAGCTACAGAACAAGTTTCCCTGGATAAATGTAGAAGGAGTGGCTCTGGCATCTTATG GGTTGGAGGATGAAGGTTGGTTTGATGCCTGGTCTTTACTCCAGGGTCTTCGTCGAAAGGTCCAGTCAATGGGAGTCTTTTTCTGCCAGGGAGAGGTGACAC GTTTCATCACTTCATCTAGCCCAATGGAGACCCCAACTGGGGAACAGGTAGTCTTGAGAAGGATCAACAATGTCCAT GTGAAAATGGACAGGAGCCTGGAGTATCAGCCAGTAGAATGTGCTGCAGTGATCAATGCTGCAGGAGCCTGGTCTGGGAAAATTGCAGAGCTGGCTGGTATTGGGAAAGGACTTCCTGGCACCCTCCAGGGCACCAAGCTACCCGTGGAGCCAAGGAAAAG GTATGTGCACTTATGGCACTGCCCACAGGGACCAGGTCTGGAGACACCGTTGGTTGCAGACATCAGTGGAGTCTATTTCCGACGGGAAGGATTGGGCAGCAACTACCTAGGTGGCTGTAGCCCTACTGAG GAGGAAGAACCAGACCCAACAAATCTGGAAGTGGACCATGACTTCTTCCAGAACAAAGTGTGGCCTCATTTGGTCCAGAGGGTGCCATCTTTTAAGACTCTGGAG CAGGTGCTCCTGAGCAAGGGTGTGGGTTGA
- the Foxred1 gene encoding FAD-dependent oxidoreductase domain-containing protein 1 isoform X4 gives MFRRVLRLGLGPGLPCRGLRTRKGGFTLDWDAKVSDFKKKIESILPGKQCEMLYDTSHLPPEQSDVVIIGGGILGLSVAFWLKKLESRRGAIRVLVVEQDHTYSRASSTGPSVGGIWQQFSVPENVQLSLFSVNFLRNVNEHLAVVDAPPVELKFNPSGCLLLASEKDAATLENNVKMQRQEGAKVCLMSPEQLQNKFPWINVEGVALASYGLEDEGWFDAWSLLQGLRRKVQSMGVFFCQGEVTRFITSSSPMETPTGEQVVLRRINNVHVKMDRSLEYQPVECAAVINAAGAWSGKIAELAGIGKGLPGTLQGTKLPVEPRKRYVHLWHCPQGPGLETPLVADISGVYFRREGLGSNYLGGCSPTEEEEPDPTNLEVDHDFFQNKVWPHLVQRVPSFKTLEVLLSKGVG, from the exons ATGTTTCGCAGAGTGCTGCGTCTTGGCTTGGGCCCGGGCCTCCCATGCCGGGGGCTACGCACACGCAAAGGAGGCTTTACTCTGG ACTGGGATGCAAAGGTGTCTGACTTTAAGAAGAAGATTGAGTCCATCCTGCCTGGAAAGCAATGTGAAATGCTGTATGACACCAGCCACCTGCCCCCAGAACAGTCGGATGTGGTCATCATAGGAGGTGGGATTCTTGGTCTGTCTGTGGCCTTTTGGCTGAAGAAGCTGGAGAGTAGGCGAGGTGCCATCCGGGTGCTGGTGGTGGAGCAAGACCACACG TATTCACGGGCTTCCTCCACAGGGCCTTCTGTGGGCGGGATTTGGCAGCAGTTTTCTGTGCCTGAGAATGTCCAACTCTCACTCTTTTCAGTCAACTTTCTACGGAACGTAAAT GAGCACCTGGCTGTGGTGGATGCTCCTCCTGTGGAACTTAAATTCAACCCCTCAGGCTGTCTCTTGCTAGCTTCAGAAAAGGATGCTGCCACCTTGGAAAACAATGTGAAAATGCAAAG GCAGGAAGGAGCCAAAGTCTGTCTGATGTCTCCTGAGCAGCTACAGAACAAGTTTCCCTGGATAAATGTAGAAGGAGTGGCTCTGGCATCTTATG GGTTGGAGGATGAAGGTTGGTTTGATGCCTGGTCTTTACTCCAGGGTCTTCGTCGAAAGGTCCAGTCAATGGGAGTCTTTTTCTGCCAGGGAGAGGTGACAC GTTTCATCACTTCATCTAGCCCAATGGAGACCCCAACTGGGGAACAGGTAGTCTTGAGAAGGATCAACAATGTCCAT GTGAAAATGGACAGGAGCCTGGAGTATCAGCCAGTAGAATGTGCTGCAGTGATCAATGCTGCAGGAGCCTGGTCTGGGAAAATTGCAGAGCTGGCTGGTATTGGGAAAGGACTTCCTGGCACCCTCCAGGGCACCAAGCTACCCGTGGAGCCAAGGAAAAG GTATGTGCACTTATGGCACTGCCCACAGGGACCAGGTCTGGAGACACCGTTGGTTGCAGACATCAGTGGAGTCTATTTCCGACGGGAAGGATTGGGCAGCAACTACCTAGGTGGCTGTAGCCCTACTGAG GAGGAAGAACCAGACCCAACAAATCTGGAAGTGGACCATGACTTCTTCCAGAACAAAGTGTGGCCTCATTTGGTCCAGAGGGTGCCATCTTTTAAGACTCTGGAG GTGCTCCTGAGCAAGGGTGTGGGTTGA
- the Foxred1 gene encoding FAD-dependent oxidoreductase domain-containing protein 1 isoform X1 — MFRRVLRLGLGPGLPCRGLRTRKGGFTLDWDAKVSDFKKKIESILPGKQCEMLYDTSHLPPEQSDVVIIGGGILGLSVAFWLKKLESRRGAIRVLVVEQDHTYSRASSTGPSVGGIWQQFSVPENVQLSLFSVNFLRNVNEHLAVVDAPPVELKFNPSGCLLLASEKDAATLENNVKMQRQEGAKVCLMSPEQLQNKFPWINVEGVALASYGLEDEGWFDAWSLLQGLRRKVQSMGVFFCQGEVTRFITSSSPMETPTGEQVVLRRINNVHVKMDRSLEYQPVECAAVINAAGAWSGKIAELAGIGKGLPGTLQGTKLPVEPRKRYVHLWHCPQGPGLETPLVADISGVYFRREGLGSNYLGGCSPTEEEEPDPTNLEVDHDFFQNKVWPHLVQRVPSFKTLEVQRAWAGYYDYNTFDQNGVVGPHPLVVNMYFATGFSGRGLQHAPGIGRAVAEMILEGHFKTIDMSPFLFTRFYLGEKLQEYNIL, encoded by the exons ATGTTTCGCAGAGTGCTGCGTCTTGGCTTGGGCCCGGGCCTCCCATGCCGGGGGCTACGCACACGCAAAGGAGGCTTTACTCTGG ACTGGGATGCAAAGGTGTCTGACTTTAAGAAGAAGATTGAGTCCATCCTGCCTGGAAAGCAATGTGAAATGCTGTATGACACCAGCCACCTGCCCCCAGAACAGTCGGATGTGGTCATCATAGGAGGTGGGATTCTTGGTCTGTCTGTGGCCTTTTGGCTGAAGAAGCTGGAGAGTAGGCGAGGTGCCATCCGGGTGCTGGTGGTGGAGCAAGACCACACG TATTCACGGGCTTCCTCCACAGGGCCTTCTGTGGGCGGGATTTGGCAGCAGTTTTCTGTGCCTGAGAATGTCCAACTCTCACTCTTTTCAGTCAACTTTCTACGGAACGTAAAT GAGCACCTGGCTGTGGTGGATGCTCCTCCTGTGGAACTTAAATTCAACCCCTCAGGCTGTCTCTTGCTAGCTTCAGAAAAGGATGCTGCCACCTTGGAAAACAATGTGAAAATGCAAAG GCAGGAAGGAGCCAAAGTCTGTCTGATGTCTCCTGAGCAGCTACAGAACAAGTTTCCCTGGATAAATGTAGAAGGAGTGGCTCTGGCATCTTATG GGTTGGAGGATGAAGGTTGGTTTGATGCCTGGTCTTTACTCCAGGGTCTTCGTCGAAAGGTCCAGTCAATGGGAGTCTTTTTCTGCCAGGGAGAGGTGACAC GTTTCATCACTTCATCTAGCCCAATGGAGACCCCAACTGGGGAACAGGTAGTCTTGAGAAGGATCAACAATGTCCAT GTGAAAATGGACAGGAGCCTGGAGTATCAGCCAGTAGAATGTGCTGCAGTGATCAATGCTGCAGGAGCCTGGTCTGGGAAAATTGCAGAGCTGGCTGGTATTGGGAAAGGACTTCCTGGCACCCTCCAGGGCACCAAGCTACCCGTGGAGCCAAGGAAAAG GTATGTGCACTTATGGCACTGCCCACAGGGACCAGGTCTGGAGACACCGTTGGTTGCAGACATCAGTGGAGTCTATTTCCGACGGGAAGGATTGGGCAGCAACTACCTAGGTGGCTGTAGCCCTACTGAG GAGGAAGAACCAGACCCAACAAATCTGGAAGTGGACCATGACTTCTTCCAGAACAAAGTGTGGCCTCATTTGGTCCAGAGGGTGCCATCTTTTAAGACTCTGGAG GTACAGAGAGCCTGGGCTGGCTATTATGACTACAACACTTTTGACCAGAATGGCGTGGTGGGCCCACACCCACTAGTTGTCAACATGTACTTTGCTACAGGCTTCAGTGGTCGTGGACTTCAGCATGCACCTGGCATCGGTCGCGCTGTGGCAGAAATGATACTAGAGGGTCACTTTAAGACCATCGACATGAGTCCCTTCCTTTTCACCCGCTTTTACTTAGGAGAGAAGTTACAGGAGTACAATATCCTCTGA
- the Tirap gene encoding toll/interleukin-1 receptor domain-containing adapter protein isoform X2: MPVSRESPLSDGSQTATQDMLSPERHSSPPSHNSPQSLSSPPSCSSGMSPTSPPTHVGSSSSSGRWSKDYDVCVCHSEEDLEAAQELVSYLEGSKASLRCFLQLRDAAPGGAIVSELCQALSSSHCRVLLITPGFLRDPWCKYQMLQALTEAPGKEGCTIPLLSGLTRAAYPPELRFMYYVDGRGQDGGFYQVKEAVIHYLETLS, translated from the exons ATGCCAGTCTCCCGGGAAAGCCCCCTCAGTGATGGTTCACAGACAGCCACACAGGATATGCTCTCACCCGAGCGCCATAGCTCACCTCCGAGTCACAATTCACCCCAGAGCCTCAGCTCACCCCCGAGCTGCAGTTCAGGAATGTCACCTACCTCGCCACCAACACAcgtgggcagcagcagcagcagcggccgCTGGAGCAAAGACTatgatgtctgtgtgtgccaCAGTGAGGAGGACTTAGAAGCGGCCCAGGAGCTGGTGTCCTACTTGGAGGGTAGCAAGGCCAGTCTACGCTGCTTCCTGCAGCTTCGGGATGCAGCCCCAGGTGGCGCCATCGTTTCGGAGCTCTGCCAGGCGCTGAGTAGTAGCCACTGCCGCGTGCTGCTCATTACCCCGGGCTTCCTTCGGGACCCCTGGTGCAAGTACCAGATGCTGCAGGCCCTGACGGAGGCCCCGGGGAAGGAGGGCTGCACCATTCCCCTGCTCTCCGGCCTGACCAGAGCCGCCTATCCGCCAGAACTCCGGTTCATGTACTACGTGGATGGCAGAGGCCAGGACGGTGGCTTTTACCAAGTCAAGGAGGCTGTTATACACT ATCTGGAGACACTAAGCTGA
- the Tirap gene encoding toll/interleukin-1 receptor domain-containing adapter protein isoform X1, whose amino-acid sequence MASSSFPASSTQPKKPRDKIADWFRQALLKKPKKMPVSRESPLSDGSQTATQDMLSPERHSSPPSHNSPQSLSSPPSCSSGMSPTSPPTHVGSSSSSGRWSKDYDVCVCHSEEDLEAAQELVSYLEGSKASLRCFLQLRDAAPGGAIVSELCQALSSSHCRVLLITPGFLRDPWCKYQMLQALTEAPGKEGCTIPLLSGLTRAAYPPELRFMYYVDGRGQDGGFYQVKEAVIHYLETLS is encoded by the exons atggcctcctcctccttcccagccTCCTCCACTCAGCCCAAGAAACCCAGAGACAAGATAGCTG ACTGGTTCAGGCAGGCTCTGTTGAAGAAGCCCAAGAAGATGCCAGTCTCCCGGGAAAGCCCCCTCAGTGATGGTTCACAGACAGCCACACAGGATATGCTCTCACCCGAGCGCCATAGCTCACCTCCGAGTCACAATTCACCCCAGAGCCTCAGCTCACCCCCGAGCTGCAGTTCAGGAATGTCACCTACCTCGCCACCAACACAcgtgggcagcagcagcagcagcggccgCTGGAGCAAAGACTatgatgtctgtgtgtgccaCAGTGAGGAGGACTTAGAAGCGGCCCAGGAGCTGGTGTCCTACTTGGAGGGTAGCAAGGCCAGTCTACGCTGCTTCCTGCAGCTTCGGGATGCAGCCCCAGGTGGCGCCATCGTTTCGGAGCTCTGCCAGGCGCTGAGTAGTAGCCACTGCCGCGTGCTGCTCATTACCCCGGGCTTCCTTCGGGACCCCTGGTGCAAGTACCAGATGCTGCAGGCCCTGACGGAGGCCCCGGGGAAGGAGGGCTGCACCATTCCCCTGCTCTCCGGCCTGACCAGAGCCGCCTATCCGCCAGAACTCCGGTTCATGTACTACGTGGATGGCAGAGGCCAGGACGGTGGCTTTTACCAAGTCAAGGAGGCTGTTATACACT ATCTGGAGACACTAAGCTGA